Genomic segment of Acinetobacter larvae:
TTTATAGAAAATTGACTCGGTAGTGATAATGCCATACTTTTGAGTGAAAACAAAAGCCTAGAATCAGTCAATTGGTGAAAAAAGAAAATAAAGCTTGACAACTAAAATGAACACAGATAAATAGCGCCTAGAGCGAATTAATTTTAATTTATAACGAGGTAGTGCGAGTGTCTTCCACAGACTTTGAACTAGATGATAATTTCGGCGATGACGACGCTGGTTTCGATGAAGTATCTAGTAAAATTAGTGCCAAAGAGTCCTTAGAGAAACGCCGTTTAATCGATGATTTGTTGGCGCAACGTCGTTTAGACCGTGAACTCAAAGACTTTGAATATGATTTTGATGAAGATGATGACGATTTTGACGAAGATTAAAATCACATTGGGTATACGCAGCTAAAATGTTATGCTGCTGGTTATGTAGATTAAACACATTGGAATAAGCATGAGTGCCTTAGATTTAGACCTTTTAAGCGAATACCTAGACGGCGACCACAATGAATATGGTCTAGATTTTGCCGCAACTCACGGCTTTTTAAGTGCCATTGCAGTGGGACCAAAATTTGATCG
This window contains:
- a CDS encoding PA3496 family putative envelope integrity protein — its product is MSSTDFELDDNFGDDDAGFDEVSSKISAKESLEKRRLIDDLLAQRRLDRELKDFEYDFDEDDDDFDED